A single Curtobacterium sp. MCJR17_020 DNA region contains:
- a CDS encoding DnaJ domain-containing protein, which produces MTDSPADATPYEVLGVPATADDDALRRAYRRAARESHPDLGGDAQHFRRVQLAWERIGTPAARRAYDAGSRGAFSGSGAGPFGSSGSSAGRPDTGRDAYAPPSARRDTRPRARSHGHPGGRSREVFLQAEREWVGLGDPIEDPYDPTLIRSAPRHIRRLLGEALAEEATASIVSDMGIGVTVWHDLDAGAEGKLDHAVLTPSGLWAVESIDWGAPVRIEHGDIVGETLAPGERPVKELVRAARAVQKQTRVRFTGRLLVVPDSAVEVDVQLVGSPKKPTALVVRRSALGQVLNGVWSPPGSVDVFEIRDRLQQTVRFV; this is translated from the coding sequence ATGACCGACAGCCCGGCCGACGCCACCCCGTACGAAGTCCTCGGCGTCCCCGCGACCGCCGACGACGACGCGCTCCGCCGCGCCTACCGGCGCGCCGCCCGCGAATCCCACCCCGACCTCGGCGGCGACGCCCAGCACTTCCGCCGCGTCCAACTCGCCTGGGAACGCATCGGCACGCCCGCAGCACGCCGCGCCTACGACGCGGGCTCCCGCGGCGCGTTCAGCGGCAGCGGCGCCGGCCCGTTCGGTTCGTCTGGTTCGTCCGCCGGGAGGCCCGACACCGGTCGCGACGCCTACGCACCCCCGTCAGCCCGTCGCGACACCCGCCCCCGCGCCCGGTCCCACGGACACCCGGGCGGACGCTCCCGCGAGGTCTTCCTGCAGGCAGAACGCGAATGGGTCGGACTCGGCGACCCCATCGAGGACCCCTACGACCCCACCCTCATCCGGTCCGCGCCCCGACACATCCGACGGCTGCTCGGCGAGGCGCTCGCCGAAGAGGCGACCGCCTCGATCGTCTCGGACATGGGCATCGGCGTCACCGTCTGGCACGACCTCGACGCCGGGGCCGAGGGCAAGCTCGACCACGCCGTCCTGACCCCGAGCGGGCTCTGGGCCGTCGAGTCGATCGACTGGGGAGCACCCGTCCGGATCGAGCACGGCGACATCGTCGGGGAGACCCTGGCGCCCGGCGAGCGTCCGGTGAAGGAACTCGTCCGAGCCGCCCGTGCCGTGCAGAAGCAGACCCGGGTGCGGTTCACCGGCCGGCTGCTCGTCGTGCCGGACTCCGCGGTCGAGGTCGACGTGCAGCTCGTCGGCTCCCCGAAGAAGCCCACCGCCCTGGTCGTCCGCCGCAGTGCGCTCGGGCAGGTGCTGAACGGCGTGTGGTCCCCGCCCGGATCGGTCGACGTGTTCGAGATCCGCGACCGCCTGCAGCAGACCGTCCGCTTCGTCTAG
- a CDS encoding RNA-binding S4 domain-containing protein: MAKARVDSWIWAVRITKTRSAATAACKAGHVRVNGERAKPAQPIGPGDEVRVRQNGFDRIVVVTGIILKRTSAPEAAKHFEDKTPPRLSKEEAGFVPMRERGAGRPSKRERRDLEKLRGY; this comes from the coding sequence ATGGCCAAGGCTCGCGTGGACAGCTGGATCTGGGCGGTGCGGATCACCAAGACCCGCTCCGCTGCGACCGCCGCGTGCAAGGCCGGGCACGTCCGGGTGAACGGAGAGCGCGCGAAGCCCGCGCAGCCGATCGGCCCCGGCGACGAGGTCCGGGTGCGGCAGAACGGCTTCGACCGGATCGTCGTCGTCACGGGCATCATCCTGAAGCGGACGAGCGCGCCCGAGGCCGCGAAGCACTTCGAGGACAAGACCCCACCGCGGCTGTCCAAGGAAGAGGCGGGGTTCGTCCCGATGCGCGAACGCGGCGCCGGACGCCCGAGCAAGCGGGAGCGCCGCGACCTCGAGAAGCTCCGCGGCTACTGA
- a CDS encoding type II toxin-antitoxin system VapC family toxin: MIILDTNVVSELFRPAPDPDVIEWVTTLTGNVAITSVTVGELLAGVRRLDDGRRKAALGQAIDIVLDTYASRGAILPFDTVAAEHYADIVTGRLRAGQAISTADAQIAAICRARAATCATRNTKDFTGTGIDLINPWNDDPAGTSSPGIDPV; the protein is encoded by the coding sequence ATGATCATCCTCGACACCAACGTCGTCTCCGAACTGTTCCGACCGGCACCCGACCCCGACGTCATCGAGTGGGTGACCACCCTCACCGGCAACGTCGCGATCACGTCAGTGACGGTCGGAGAACTCCTCGCCGGCGTGCGGCGACTCGACGACGGCAGGCGCAAGGCTGCGCTCGGCCAGGCGATCGACATCGTCCTCGACACGTACGCGTCCCGCGGCGCGATCCTGCCGTTCGACACCGTCGCCGCGGAGCACTACGCCGACATCGTCACCGGTCGCCTCCGAGCAGGTCAGGCAATCTCCACTGCCGATGCGCAGATCGCCGCGATCTGCCGGGCACGCGCCGCCACGTGCGCGACCCGGAACACCAAGGACTTCACCGGGACGGGCATCGACCTGATCAACCCGTGGAACGACGACCCGGCCGGCACGTCGTCGCCCGGCATCGACCCAGTCTGA
- a CDS encoding toxin-antitoxin system — protein MVSIVIRELDASVKARLVAQARLHGHSMEAEARELIARGTESTNIGVAMLNAGRTVGGVESLPIPARGDAARMADFG, from the coding sequence ATGGTATCGATCGTCATCCGCGAACTCGACGCGTCGGTGAAGGCGCGCCTCGTCGCGCAGGCTCGGCTGCACGGCCACTCCATGGAGGCTGAGGCACGTGAGCTCATCGCACGTGGCACCGAATCGACGAACATCGGCGTCGCGATGCTCAACGCTGGCCGCACAGTGGGCGGCGTCGAGTCGCTCCCGATCCCCGCCCGAGGGGATGCAGCCCGCATGGCGGACTTCGGATGA
- a CDS encoding S1C family serine protease produces the protein MNETPNPAADADREHDEQGTARTDGTQQQRQQQAYGMSWEAPHADPATLRPAYAFDGSGPYLYGPDGSGPYAYSPDGRGPYLIGSPALTGTHHAWAHTAAAANHPGASAKRPRRLGLMIGSGIAALAIVGAAGGTALGLSSQSTTTTSSQSQGTTTLPDTGSGTGSSDGTNGFTVPGDGSGTGSGTDGSGTDGSTGTSTESAATAATAAQKKGVVTINTVLNYDESSQAAGTGMILSSNGTVLTNNHVIQGATSITVTDETTGKEYKADVVGTDATNDVAVLKLEDASGLSTVTLDDDGEPSTGDTVTDVGNAEGTGNLVAAEGTVTATDQDIQVQSESGTGTESLSGLIEIAANIVSGDSGGPVVDSEGEVVGMATAASSGTADVTGYAIPITTAKAIAEKILAGESSSTITIGLPAFLGVQVSSTAGTTGGVAVAGTVEGSGAASAGLAEGDTITSLGGTTVTTSDELTAAVQSHSVGDKVVVGYTDSSGAAKTVTVTLTAGPAA, from the coding sequence ATGAACGAGACCCCGAACCCCGCCGCCGACGCCGACCGCGAGCACGACGAGCAGGGCACCGCCCGGACCGACGGCACGCAGCAGCAGCGGCAGCAGCAGGCGTACGGGATGAGCTGGGAGGCACCCCACGCCGACCCCGCCACCCTCCGTCCGGCCTACGCCTTCGACGGCTCCGGCCCGTACCTGTACGGCCCGGACGGATCCGGTCCCTACGCCTACTCCCCCGACGGCCGCGGCCCGTACCTGATCGGCAGCCCGGCACTCACCGGCACCCACCACGCCTGGGCGCACACCGCTGCGGCGGCGAACCACCCGGGAGCGAGCGCGAAGCGCCCGCGTCGCCTCGGGCTGATGATCGGCTCCGGCATCGCGGCCCTCGCGATCGTCGGTGCCGCCGGCGGCACGGCCCTCGGCCTGTCCTCGCAGAGCACGACCACGACGTCGAGCCAGTCGCAGGGCACCACGACGCTTCCCGACACCGGCAGCGGCACGGGCAGCAGCGACGGCACGAACGGCTTCACGGTCCCCGGAGACGGCAGCGGCACCGGGAGCGGGACCGACGGCAGCGGCACCGACGGCAGCACCGGCACGAGCACCGAGTCCGCCGCCACCGCAGCGACCGCCGCCCAGAAGAAGGGCGTCGTGACGATCAACACCGTCCTGAACTACGACGAGTCCTCGCAGGCGGCCGGCACCGGCATGATCCTCAGCTCGAACGGCACGGTCCTGACGAACAACCACGTCATCCAGGGCGCCACGAGCATCACCGTCACCGACGAGACCACCGGCAAGGAGTACAAGGCGGACGTGGTCGGCACCGACGCCACGAACGACGTCGCCGTGCTGAAGCTCGAGGATGCCTCCGGCCTGTCCACCGTCACGCTCGACGACGACGGCGAGCCGAGCACCGGCGACACCGTCACCGACGTCGGCAACGCCGAGGGCACGGGCAACCTGGTCGCCGCCGAGGGCACCGTCACGGCCACCGACCAGGACATCCAGGTGCAGAGCGAGTCCGGCACCGGCACCGAGTCGCTGTCCGGCCTGATCGAGATCGCGGCGAACATCGTCTCCGGCGACTCCGGCGGCCCCGTGGTCGACAGCGAGGGCGAGGTCGTCGGCATGGCGACCGCGGCGTCCTCGGGCACCGCGGACGTCACCGGCTACGCCATCCCGATCACCACCGCGAAGGCGATCGCCGAGAAGATCCTGGCCGGGGAGTCCTCGAGCACGATCACCATCGGTCTGCCCGCGTTCCTCGGGGTCCAGGTCAGCAGCACCGCGGGCACCACGGGCGGCGTCGCCGTCGCCGGCACGGTCGAGGGTTCCGGTGCCGCGAGCGCCGGCCTGGCCGAGGGTGACACGATCACGAGCCTGGGCGGGACCACGGTCACGACGTCGGACGAGCTCACCGCGGCCGTGCAGTCGCACTCCGTCGGCGACAAGGTCGTGGTCGGCTACACCGACAGCTCCGGCGCCGCCAAGACCGTCACCGTCACCCTGACCGCCGGCCCGGCCGCCTGA
- a CDS encoding iron chelate uptake ABC transporter family permease subunit has protein sequence MRSSTSAPPAPASVSRLVGATVLAVVVLAVACALSIAYGSRPIPLHTVLDTVLNPGRNDEVGLIVLGNRVPRTVVGLLAGAALGVAGAVMQGVTRNPLADPSVLGINSGAALAVVAGIALFGVSGTAAYLPFAFLGAALATLLVYGIAAVARRGLSPVGLALSGAVVAAALSSITTAVLVTNASLLDQLRFWQVGALAGKDLGTAGIITAPVLIGLAIAFGLGRSLNTLALGDELAASLGQRVVLVRAVGGLVTVLLAGSAVAAAGPIAFVGLAVPHAVRRLSGPDHRWTILLSAIVAPALLLVADVIGRVVAYPGELQVGIVTALIGAPVFIALVRSRAVRGL, from the coding sequence ATGCGCTCCTCCACGTCCGCGCCACCGGCGCCCGCCTCCGTCTCCCGTCTGGTCGGGGCGACCGTGCTGGCCGTCGTCGTCCTCGCCGTGGCGTGCGCGCTGTCGATCGCCTACGGATCCCGGCCGATCCCGCTCCACACCGTGCTCGACACCGTCCTGAACCCGGGGCGGAACGACGAGGTCGGGCTGATCGTGCTCGGCAACCGCGTCCCACGTACCGTCGTCGGGCTCCTCGCGGGTGCCGCCCTCGGTGTCGCCGGCGCGGTGATGCAGGGGGTGACCCGCAACCCGCTCGCCGACCCGAGCGTCCTCGGCATCAACTCCGGGGCGGCCCTCGCCGTGGTCGCCGGCATCGCGCTCTTCGGGGTGAGCGGCACGGCGGCCTACCTGCCGTTCGCCTTCCTCGGTGCTGCCCTCGCGACACTGCTCGTCTACGGCATCGCCGCCGTCGCCCGGCGCGGACTGTCGCCGGTCGGCCTCGCGCTGTCCGGTGCCGTGGTCGCCGCCGCGCTGTCGTCGATCACGACGGCGGTGCTCGTGACGAACGCGAGCCTGCTCGACCAGCTGCGGTTCTGGCAGGTGGGCGCCCTCGCCGGCAAGGACCTCGGCACCGCCGGCATCATCACGGCGCCCGTGCTGATCGGTCTCGCGATCGCGTTCGGCCTGGGCCGCTCGCTCAACACGCTCGCCCTCGGCGACGAGCTCGCGGCGTCGCTCGGGCAACGCGTCGTGCTCGTCCGGGCCGTCGGCGGACTCGTGACGGTGCTGCTCGCCGGCTCGGCCGTGGCCGCCGCGGGGCCGATCGCCTTCGTCGGGCTCGCCGTGCCGCACGCCGTCCGTCGGCTGAGCGGCCCCGACCACCGGTGGACCATCCTGCTGTCCGCGATCGTCGCGCCGGCGCTGCTGCTGGTGGCCGACGTCATCGGTCGCGTCGTGGCGTACCCGGGGGAGCTGCAGGTCGGCATCGTCACGGCTCTCATCGGTGCGCCGGTGTTCATCGCGCTCGTGCGGTCGAGGGCGGTGCGGGGCCTGTGA
- a CDS encoding iron ABC transporter permease translates to MRRDRGVVGLRRGLVGVRRELVVLAAVVVLLVALVLVGLGVGSIPLTPAQVVGALFGQGDRISDFVIGQLRGPRVLGAVLVGASLGVAGAIVQSVVRNPIASPDVIGITSGASAAGLTAIVLFGASGGTLFSVVLVGAVVVSVVIAGLAWRRGITGNRVVLVGVGVSAICLSITGWMLTSGTVTQAGTALLWLSGSLNAVDRNLVGVLGVAFVVLFLLALLQSSRLTVLTLGDEVAAALGLRPDRAKVLLLLTAVCLTAAAVATAGPVSFVALMAAPIARRLVGGGRVALGPAAAVGAAITLGSDLIAQFAIPGNALPVGVVTGVVGAPYLLWLLARGR, encoded by the coding sequence GTGCGTCGCGACCGTGGGGTCGTCGGCCTCCGGCGAGGTCTCGTCGGCGTCCGGCGCGAGCTCGTCGTGCTGGCCGCCGTGGTGGTGCTGCTCGTCGCGCTGGTGCTCGTCGGACTCGGGGTCGGCTCGATCCCGCTGACCCCGGCGCAGGTGGTCGGCGCGCTGTTCGGACAGGGCGACCGCATCTCGGACTTCGTCATCGGACAGCTGCGCGGCCCCCGGGTGCTCGGCGCGGTCCTGGTCGGCGCCAGCCTGGGGGTCGCGGGCGCCATCGTGCAGAGCGTCGTCCGCAACCCGATCGCGAGCCCGGACGTCATCGGCATCACCTCGGGTGCCAGCGCTGCGGGGCTCACGGCGATCGTGCTGTTCGGGGCGTCCGGCGGCACCCTGTTCTCGGTCGTGCTCGTCGGCGCAGTCGTCGTCTCGGTCGTGATCGCCGGACTGGCCTGGCGGCGGGGGATCACCGGCAACCGGGTCGTGCTCGTCGGGGTCGGGGTCTCGGCGATCTGCCTGAGCATCACGGGGTGGATGCTCACCAGCGGCACCGTCACCCAGGCCGGCACCGCGCTGCTGTGGTTGTCCGGCAGCCTGAACGCCGTCGACCGAAACCTGGTCGGCGTGCTCGGCGTCGCGTTCGTCGTGCTGTTCCTGCTGGCCCTGCTGCAGTCGTCGCGCCTGACCGTCCTGACGCTCGGCGACGAGGTCGCGGCGGCCCTCGGGCTCCGGCCGGACCGCGCGAAGGTGCTGCTGCTCCTCACCGCGGTGTGCCTGACCGCCGCTGCGGTCGCCACGGCGGGGCCTGTGTCGTTCGTCGCACTGATGGCGGCGCCGATCGCCCGTCGGCTCGTCGGTGGAGGCCGCGTCGCCCTCGGTCCGGCCGCCGCGGTGGGAGCGGCGATCACCCTCGGCAGCGACCTCATCGCCCAGTTCGCGATCCCCGGGAACGCCCTGCCCGTCGGCGTCGTGACGGGTGTCGTCGGCGCCCCGTACCTGCTCTGGTTGCTCGCGCGCGGTCGCTGA
- a CDS encoding FHA domain-containing protein, with protein sequence MPDPVVPQPDGQKTPEQRLVDTTLTFSMDMGAALTAESGVSAEEREAVNALPSGSALLVVRRGPNVGARFLLDSDVTTAGRHPDADIFLDDVTVSRKHAQFLRQGTAFTVKDNGSLNGTYFDGARIDEAPLTDGAEVQVGKFRLTFYASRVDLARLANA encoded by the coding sequence ATGCCAGATCCAGTGGTCCCGCAGCCCGACGGTCAGAAGACCCCGGAGCAGCGGCTGGTCGACACCACGCTGACCTTCAGCATGGACATGGGCGCGGCGCTCACCGCCGAGTCCGGTGTGTCAGCCGAAGAGCGCGAGGCGGTCAACGCCCTACCGTCCGGATCGGCGCTGCTCGTCGTGCGCCGCGGTCCGAACGTGGGTGCGCGGTTCCTCCTCGACTCCGACGTCACGACGGCCGGTCGACACCCTGACGCCGACATCTTCCTCGACGACGTCACGGTGTCCCGCAAGCACGCGCAGTTCCTGCGGCAGGGCACGGCCTTCACGGTCAAGGACAACGGCTCGCTGAACGGCACGTACTTCGACGGTGCACGCATCGACGAAGCGCCGCTCACCGACGGGGCCGAGGTCCAGGTCGGCAAGTTCCGTCTGACGTTCTACGCGTCCCGGGTCGACCTGGCGCGCCTGGCGAACGCGTAG
- a CDS encoding MerR family transcriptional regulator, whose protein sequence is MAARSAAARAGSAAPDLLTIGQVLARLKPEFADLSSSKLRFLEERELVTPVRTASGYRKFSAADVDRLRVILGLQRDHYLPLKVIKDYLADLDAGREPVLPGGGDAPRPSILGRERRYTRDETARAAGASPMLLADAVSASLLPATETYGEDSVSVLKALVELQRTGIEPRHLRTLRSTAEREVGLIESALMPVSRRGDATSRAKATELAREIAVQLEVIRSSLIRAAIGRLDA, encoded by the coding sequence GTGGCCGCACGGTCCGCTGCGGCCCGGGCGGGGTCAGCGGCACCGGACCTGCTCACGATCGGGCAGGTTCTCGCTCGCCTCAAGCCCGAGTTCGCGGACCTGTCGAGTTCCAAGCTGCGCTTTCTCGAAGAGCGCGAGCTCGTCACGCCGGTCCGCACGGCCAGCGGGTACCGCAAGTTCTCGGCGGCCGACGTCGACCGCCTCCGGGTGATCCTCGGCCTGCAGCGCGACCACTACCTGCCGCTCAAGGTCATCAAGGACTACCTCGCCGACCTCGACGCGGGGCGCGAGCCCGTGCTGCCCGGCGGTGGAGACGCCCCGCGTCCCTCGATACTCGGGCGCGAGCGCCGGTACACCCGCGACGAGACGGCCCGAGCGGCCGGCGCGTCCCCGATGCTCCTGGCCGACGCGGTCTCCGCGTCACTGCTCCCCGCCACCGAGACCTACGGCGAGGACAGCGTGTCCGTCCTCAAGGCGCTCGTCGAGCTGCAGCGGACCGGCATCGAGCCGCGGCACCTGCGCACGCTCCGCAGCACCGCCGAGCGCGAGGTCGGACTCATCGAATCCGCGCTCATGCCCGTGTCCCGCCGGGGCGATGCGACGTCGCGGGCGAAGGCCACGGAACTCGCACGCGAGATCGCCGTCCAGCTCGAGGTCATCCGCTCGAGCCTCATCCGCGCGGCGATCGGTCGTCTCGACGCATGA
- a CDS encoding MerR family transcriptional regulator — MSGNDTPGTESDTTRYDLGLLFTDGLPEHDEQNGYRGTVAARAAGISYRQLDYWARTELVQPTIRGAAGSGSQRLYGFRDILVLKLVKRLLDTGISLQQIRTAVNQLRESGVSDLAQTTLMSDGASVYLCTSDDEVIDLVSRGQGVFGIAVGKVLREVETSLVELDASAAADPSDELAARRASRAS; from the coding sequence ATGAGTGGGAACGACACCCCAGGCACCGAGTCGGACACGACGCGGTACGACCTCGGGCTGCTCTTCACCGACGGCCTCCCCGAACACGACGAGCAGAACGGCTACCGCGGCACCGTCGCCGCACGTGCAGCCGGCATATCGTACCGACAGCTCGACTACTGGGCACGCACCGAACTCGTGCAGCCCACCATCCGCGGCGCTGCCGGCTCCGGCTCGCAGCGTCTGTACGGCTTCCGCGACATCCTCGTGCTCAAGCTCGTGAAGCGCCTGCTCGACACCGGCATCTCGCTGCAGCAGATCCGCACCGCTGTGAACCAGCTCCGCGAGTCGGGCGTGTCCGACCTCGCCCAGACCACCCTGATGTCCGACGGCGCTTCGGTGTACCTGTGCACCTCGGACGACGAGGTCATCGACCTGGTGTCCCGCGGTCAGGGTGTCTTCGGCATCGCGGTCGGCAAGGTCCTGCGCGAGGTCGAGACCTCCCTGGTCGAGCTCGATGCCTCTGCTGCGGCCGACCCGTCCGACGAGCTCGCCGCGCGTCGCGCTTCCCGCGCTTCCTGA
- a CDS encoding ParA family protein: MHVLSVSSLKGGVGKTTVTLGLTSAAFAKGLRTLVVDLDPQSDVSTGLDINLAGHLNVADVLENPKEKIVRQAIAPSGWTKGSQGKIDVMVGSPSAINFDGPHPSIRDIWKLEEALANVEQDYELVLIDCAPSLNALTRTAWAASDRVTVVTEPGLFSVAAADRALRAIEEIRRGLSPRLQPLGIIVNRARVQSLEHQFRIKELRDMFGPLVLSPQLPERTSLQQAQGAAKPLHVWPGESAQEMARNFDQLLERIMRTGKIGPYADGAGAAGA; the protein is encoded by the coding sequence GTGCATGTACTCAGCGTGAGCTCCCTCAAGGGCGGTGTCGGCAAGACGACGGTGACGCTCGGCCTGACTTCGGCCGCCTTCGCCAAGGGACTGCGCACGCTGGTGGTGGATCTCGACCCGCAGTCCGACGTCTCCACCGGCCTCGACATCAACCTCGCCGGACACCTCAACGTGGCCGACGTCCTCGAGAACCCGAAGGAGAAGATCGTCCGTCAGGCGATCGCACCCTCCGGGTGGACGAAGGGCTCGCAGGGCAAGATCGACGTCATGGTCGGGTCGCCCTCGGCGATCAACTTCGACGGGCCGCACCCCTCCATCCGCGACATCTGGAAGCTCGAAGAGGCCCTGGCCAACGTCGAGCAGGACTACGAGCTCGTGCTCATCGACTGCGCGCCGTCGCTGAACGCCCTCACACGCACCGCGTGGGCAGCGTCCGACCGCGTCACGGTCGTCACCGAGCCCGGCCTGTTCTCCGTCGCCGCCGCCGACCGCGCACTCCGGGCCATCGAGGAGATCCGCCGCGGTCTCTCCCCCCGCCTGCAGCCGCTCGGCATCATCGTGAACCGCGCCCGGGTCCAGTCGCTCGAGCACCAGTTCCGCATCAAGGAACTCCGCGACATGTTCGGCCCGCTCGTCCTGTCGCCGCAGCTGCCCGAACGCACCTCGCTGCAGCAGGCGCAGGGTGCCGCGAAGCCCCTGCACGTGTGGCCCGGCGAGTCCGCGCAGGAGATGGCGCGCAACTTCGACCAGCTGCTCGAGCGCATCATGCGGACCGGCAAGATCGGCCCGTACGCCGACGGTGCGGGTGCTGCTGGCGCGTAG